The Leguminivora glycinivorella isolate SPB_JAAS2020 chromosome 7, LegGlyc_1.1, whole genome shotgun sequence genomic interval TATTTAATTAAGCACTATTGAAAAGTGCATTTTTGCTCCCGTCGTCCGGGCTTTGAATATAACATACACAAATGCACATAATAgcataattatgtattgttattttataagcccgggaccgggataagtggcgtacacgaaggtaggcctatgctcagcagtgggcgattaatggctgaaatgatgatgatgatgatgatgattttaaaaCACACCTACtttgaattattatatttcatATCTACAATAGTGCGGGGCGGAAACGGCTAATTAGTATGAGAGTACAGTCCCTGccggcagaaagcatgaaacttggcatgtatatagcttataggtttataagaaaatatggaagtagaaacacgccgaggtgtcaatgtttcccctctttccccccacttttgtttccctgatttcagttttttaatatttccatgaaaaccgttaaagctaccatcacgatgtccaggagaagtatattcttcataaaattctctacaatattgtctttggaagtataaagctagaacttataattttcaaactatgctcattttcccctaacgatatttctctttggtgacctgaacgataagtaagactagcgactttgctcttttacctgtggcgatgttgcttcacaaaattgttcattgggtcaaactgatccgatttagctcaatagtcatgaaatcgcacgtcacaaccccccacaaagacaaggggAAAGGGGGCTGGTTTCCTCGGTGAAAACTATGCATCacttctttttgctcttagtgactagggcaaatcgtatatcattttcgtgtaatataaggacgagttaatcatttctgaaaaaatcgttgcacattttcatacaaaaataacgatttgtcactgttctgaacgtaaatgcatgctgttcttatagaaacacaaaaatcactatatcctatgcctttaatatttgaggagttccctcgacttctccaggattccatcatcagaactgggttattggctaatctgtcctatgttttatttgttgataattGCCGCGATGTAACTGTAAATGCCATAACTTCCGTACttaatgaaatacataaaaattcATTACTTtgctataaaatcgttatttttgtatgaaaaggtgcaaGGATTTTCCTATATTACACGTccttatattacacgaaaatgatatacgatttgccagagtcactaagagcaaaaagaagtGATGCATAGTTTTCACTGAGGAAACCGGCCTTTTccccttgtctttgtggggggtagtggcgtgcgatttcatgactattgagctaaatcggatcagtttgacccaaggaacaattttgtgaagcaacatcgccacaggtaaaagagcaaagtcgctagtcttacttatcgttcaggtcaccaatgagaaatatcgttaggggaaaatgagcatagtttgaaaattataagttctagctttatacttccatagacaatattgtagagaattttatgaagaatatacttctcctggacatcgtgatggtagctttaacggttttcatggaaatattaaaaaactgaaatcagggatacaaaagtgggggaaaagaggggaaacattgacacctcggcgtgtttctacttccatattttcttataaacctataagctatatacatgccaagtttcatgctttctgccagaccggactgtacatctggttaagaactcgtACTACAAAACAAGTCAGGGTTGAAAATAGTACTAGTAATTTAAATCTTTACTCAATTTATTGAAAAATTCTTGTACAATTCTGATAGGCACACATTCAGGTAGGTAAGTATCGATAGTAAATGCATCATGGTCAATATGCAACCTAAATATAGTCTGTGCGGAAAGAAAAGAGGTAGCATTTATAGAGCCTCATTCATTCCTTTTCTCTTTCCAAACAgactttatattattataaattatgctaTTCGCAACATGCGTTGAGTGGCGCTTATTGTCACAAATGCACGTAATATTATGGACATGTCCAACACAAATACCAATAGCGGCGGCCCTTGGAACTaatttgtgacgttatctgggtaaagggaccttcccggggtcccgcggcgtcgtatttgtacacgaacatcgcccataacgccgtaagcgccatcgacaataaggtccctttacccagataatggcaCATTTGACTCATGAGATTTAACAGAAGAAGTAAGAGTCACACTAGTCGTGCACTTTATtagcaaataaatttattgCCCGGATAGGTACTTATCGCACCTACCTATCCGggcaatgaatttatttttttactattaCATGGCTGCAAAAATAAATAGAAACCAATTGATTACCACATAGCCATAACTATTTACAATATAAAAACTGACTACTTAAATGCTACTACGTATTTGAATCTAGCGTTATGGACTCACGAAGTAAAAACTTTGCGGATTTACATAAAGAATAACGCCTAGTTTCTCAGAACTTCAAACCAAACGTTACGTGTTTTGCCGTTACGTAAATCGTAGGCGATTTACCGCAAGGCTGCGCCGTGAGCGTTCGATAAGATTGCATATATTCGTAAGTAAAGCCTTCTGACAGACGAAGTTAAAACAAGTAACTGtaaaaaaacaatgaattttATTGTAGAAAGGCgatgaattttattgtatgtattttttattgtctCTGTGCAACTTCGCGCCGTGAGTGCCTTATTAATAATAGATAAAACGATATACCGTTTGAAGCTTGTAATTGTTTAGGGCTTGTACGAGTAATAAACGCCAACTAGTCGATAATGCCGAAGGTCGGATCGCTCACAATGACCGTAGTACCCTTCAGCTCATAAACTTTAACCTTGTTGACTGTACGACTTCGTTATGGGTTTTGTCCAAATCAAATTGACCTGATTAGATTCGCCGACATTGCAGGCGTTCTGTTGTCACGTATGCAGGCTTGAAACCAATAAACACTTCTTCCCaattacataaaattaaatacacTTATGAATTATGTCAGCCGCCATCAGAGATATCGGAATTATGATTGAACTGAACttgaggtacattttttctaCCTAAGTAAAAAGCacgtttatatttaattgaACGCTAAAAAGGCGACCAAATGAAAACGGACACGAAGACTTAACTGTTTATAGAAAAATTGAATATCGCGCCTTTTTCTACAGACAAGGTGTGTTTCAGAATACTTAGAACTTCCATAGTTAGAAGCCATAAAATACGCAAAGCGTTAAGTAGGTACGTTACTATAAACTAATAGTAAAAACACTTTGTTTTGTGTTTATACAAGGAATAAACAGCTATGAAGCAATCTCAAGGAtagaaaacaaaaaatcattgtAGTTAGCAGCACACTttaggtagtaggtaggtacgtatGTAGCTTTACAACTGTGGTGCCTAAGTAGGgtcgatctctcgtttcggaggccaagattcactttggatcactgagccaaaatagtttagtttagttttattagtTAGTTGGTAAAGTGTAAAGTTGCTAAGGTAGGTAtgtgtttaattaatttaatttatttattacagaaaACACATAACACAAATCACGATTTAAATCTTcgccaaactgcacagcagtttgttggcgaaaaGAGACACTcgttttacatattttaagtaacttaggtataggtattgttagtaacattttgattttaattatgctatgttaGTATGTGGCCTTAATGACTAAACTATTTTAAAGATGGTACACGAACTCCTACACACAGAAAtagattaaattatttactCGTGTTACAGGGAACACCCGGCAGAACCAAATTGAACAGTGCCCCTGAATCGCAGATCGCAGCACGCATTCGATTGCCAGCGGACAAAGAGATTACTATTATAAACACGAAATATACAAGCACAAAGGAGCTACGAGTATCGAGTAGAGGCAGAAAACCTTGCATTCCTGACTGTACCAACTCGATAACACAAAATTGTTTCATTGTAAGTAAAACGtcaaaaaattcaaatccataaaTTGAATAcacatcaaatttatgattcaaaatcataactTGAGGTCAGTTCTATCAACCAGGTTAGGACATCAAGGACATCAACATTTGTAGCCTTTGTaggtatgaaattactttgcactcttgtggataaaatgcaactttcttaCCCGTTTTTGAAGAATCAAAAGAatccagttggtgtggtgaaaaaattatatatatctaCACGTCTCTAAGGCAATGAAAATAAGgtcgaaaatataaataaggtCGTATAGATATATAAATTGCACAAAGTACATTATCTACATacaacaatcacgcctgtagaaGGGGTAGAAagaacatgaaactacttatttatttatttaatctttattgcacaaagaaaatacaattgtacacaaggcggacttaatgctataaggcattctctaccagtcaaccttcgggAAAAACAGACaacaaatttgaataaaataaacacaatttaAACCAAGATCCTGTTGCCTTAAAAAGCCTACCCTACCTTTAATTTTACTTTCCAATCCACAAAGATTAAGTGAACATTTCAGCTCTTAAACTGCAAGTGAAGGAGAGAAAATTCAAAAATGGAAATGATGCCCCCTGTTGATTTGGAAATTTAAAttaggtaaaaataaaaaaaacctgccCTCGTGTAAAAATGTGGGTAAAGGACCattcatatcaaaaatataGCGAACTCCAAAACGTAAGTTAAGCAATCGGCAcaaaatttaagaatctgaataataaCATTGCATTAACCTGAAAGATAAAATAACCTGTGTCAGAATttgttcattttttttaaattaataattgttatCAAAATTGATGAATCGAACAATGTttagggtgaatccacgtaaaaatAACGTGAGTaatacttatttagagatagattatcatgAACTTGCATCgcgaataaatggaacatgccataaaattgtgactcatgttactcttgccgcggattgacccttTATAGTAGGCAGTTTAGTTTAGACAGATAAGTACAATATAGAAAAGTAGATAATAGGAATAGGTTCGTTAATTAGGTTGCTGCAGATACCTGTGGgtagagatgggtcgtgggtaaatacccaatctacccacccaggtatttcccggtaaatacctatctacccggtatttacccgtatctacccaaattgacgggtagattcattttCATGTTAGACATGCTGATTTatgttaaaatggagataaatactaagttagtggttgtaatttttatacacaatttaaaacaaaactattcagtcaaatagacaattaagtttacagaagttttaatgtatatttttaaaaataattaaaaaactatgttttatgtgtgctttttagattgtattaattaatcgtatttatacgataaagataaaGTTCCAAGTACTGGTTgagggggttatggtggggttagggggggtaaaatctatttttttcatatttcatggaaactatcattaatatcgaaaagtattctatgtacgaactaaagtagacacaatttcctacaaaaaagttaatatgcatttttgtcataaaatatactatgtatgagttatgagctcgaaaaagatttttttttaatatttttattcacacatttttatttacagttttaatttatcaaacttataatttatattaaaagcatttgaaattatttccgtatgtcagagaatgatattacacgatttttattgttggagtgatacactaaaatcacattttatctcatagcaacctattcgttcccaatttgaacaaacattatgtgtacaattacaaagactgacttaaattaatctattttagcccaaacaccatttaaaaacgtcaaatttgcaagaaaaatgaaaatacccgcgtatttacccgcgggtaggtaagtcgggtatttacctgggtagttacccatctctacCTGTGGGCAAAATGATCGGAAATCGATGAGATCCAGACAAGAAAATGATTTTCGTGAACTCATTAATCGTCTATCGGGCATGTTTACACTACAGCCAGAATGAATAATTTAGTTACCTACTTAGAAAATATTTAGGTAGCCAAACAAAACATACCTGCATTGCATACTACATATAATAAATACCTGCGACTTTTTAACCGTTTATCTTAACATCTGCAGTGTTAGACGATGCGCGGATTCttaattacaaagtaaaatataGTGAAAGTGCATCTTCTCGCGTATTTACAAGCGTAGTGGAGTTAGGGAACAGCTGGCATCAATctctaaaaataaacaaacaatacaGTAGTGGTAAACGTCAGCTGCAATTGTTTGTTTTGCAGCATAGTTCAAATTTCCCTCTTGCCGTTGGAGACATCCAGTCGCGTACCTGTCTGGCGAGCGGCAATCGTTACCCTCCGGCGCGCCGGTCTGCATCAGCAGGCATGCGCACTCCGCTAGTTTATCCGAGTAGGAAGTGAGGACCGAGGCATGGAAGCGCGTACTCGGTGCCGCGACGGCGAGGAGTCCccggccgccgccgcgccgccgcgcctCCCTCGCCCGACACCCGCAGTCCACTCGCCGCGCCGGCTCAGCGCGCTACACGCTAACCGCAACATGGTGAGTCATACCTATTACGTGCGAAAACTATTCATTTACGGCGACCTTTCAAGTGTATCTACACAAGCGCAACGGATTTATCACCTACTTGATCTACTTACCGAGCGAGATTCATCGTTATCACTACGTTGAGAGCTAACGAGCTTGACTTTTAAACCAATTACCGAAGACCTAAATAATCTGCAAGCGAATAAAAAGTACTgataatttgaattaaatattggTTACAACCTATTTCAGGTAATGGACAACCGAATGaatgaagaaaataaaaatgaaaacaaCTCTACCATATTTATAATCAACTTTCAATATGGGGATGTTGTAAACTATTCCTTGGTTTTAATTAAAGGAATTATAACCAGAGGAAATTCcaataataatgataaaatattatgcaCTGTAACAAATGGTGGAGTTCAAAGTAAGTCAGAATGGATAATTTACAACGGAGAATTCAAAGCCTTAATTGAATTGAAGAAAGGTGAAAATGTAATTGATTTTGAGTATACCGGACAGCATCGTAAAACTTTACTTCTCGATTACACACCAAGAAGAACCAATTTAAGGGTAACACCAGTTTACATAATTTGCCAAGGGCACGATGGTTATTTCCAAAGTCCACCTAATGTAGACAATTCTGTAGAAAGTGGATGTTTACGCGTAGCTATTGGCGCAAAGTTAATCCAAAGTCTAACTGCAGAAAAGCTGTTTGAAAGTGGATTCGGAAGAAAAACATTCCAGCTCGAGCACGAAGTCAACCCAAAAAGTTCAGAATGCATTGTGTTCCGAAGCAACCTAAACGTAAACAAAGCGAGAAAAATGAAGCAAGCCGATTTATGGTCTCATTTTGGCAGAGAACTTATGTTATCTGATTTAGGCAGTAATGAGAGAAAATTTCTAGCATTTATATCATGCACCAGGTTTAAGGGCACTGATTTAGACAAGCCAATGACTCATGATGAAATCGTTTCATTGACTGAAGCCTATGCAGCGCTTGGTGGTGGAGGTTTAGCTTTATTCGGAACGGCTTGCTTGTACACTTGGCCGATGAATGTGGAAGAAATCATTTCAAAATTCCAAGATACATCTCCAGTAAACACGCGTCGTTTTATGGACGACAGCGGGTATCGTGGCACATTTGGAGGTTGTTTTGCTACGACTTTGGGCTCGGTGTTTCACGAGTTAGGACATACCTTTGACCTCGGTCATACAAAAGACGGTATCATGGGCAGAGGATTCGATCACCTTGATCGAGTTTTTACAGTAGGCGAGAAAAAATCTGTGTTATCAAAAGACAATATGAACAACTTCGGAAAACCTGTTCAACATTCAACTGTTTCCCTTCAACGTAATATAAGTGTTACAATGAACGTGGCTGAACCGCTCCGAGTATTAGGACCAAGAAGCAAAACAACGTTAGGAAATTTTGCCGCTATGTCAAAATCAGATATTATCCGAAGAAGTCCCAATGTTACACCTATAACTAGGCCATCTAGTGTGTACTCGAATATATCAAACAGGATGTCCGACTCCAGAAAAAATGTCAATCGGACAAATGGAAATGATTCCATTTTCTGGACAAGAAATTGCGCAGTGCTTTTATCATACCATAGATGGTTTAATAACGAGTATGGTAGAGAAAGACAAGCAATAACTAGATATCTTAAATttgacaaaaacaaaatgaTGATAATATCGACGGCAGGAATAAGAATAGTAGAAGTGAGAGACGAATCAAATGGAATGGTGTTAGATTCATATGAATTCACAGACCTTTTACCCGAAAAAAGATTTTTGGTGCCTTTTACCTTCTCACCCAAAAGTAAAGTGTTGACAATAGTGGTTGAAGATGATTTGGGAAATGTGCTAAAACAAACACTTTCTTCTTATTAAACTTTAGCTGAAGTACCTATAGAAGAGTTATCATGTTTGACAATAAGTGATGAAGatagataataataattaaactattttAAATAGAGTTCAAATAAGATTGTATCTatttaatatgttaaaaaattaaatattaagaaACCAGCAAATTGCGCATCAAGTGTCTCCCCTGGATCATCATAGGTACGTATATATTTTCGTTacggttaattaattttaactagATTAGCATTAGGTATAGAGCAATTGGAGCATTACCTTTGCTGTCTGAACCAGTGATCTTTTTTGAAGAGATAAAGATATATTACAAATTCTCTTGCAGTCTGGCAACAAAAAATAGTTAAGGTAAATGAAAAAGTGGACAGATAAGTTTTCACACGTGAACacttgaaattttttttttatttatggccTGGTTACGAGACTTTTAAGCCAAGTCTAATTTGACTTGAAAGAGACGATACTACAACGTTactactttttaatttctacctaCCTACCCTTCTTTGCCAGACCATATGCCTAATGGAGATAATGATAGGTACTGATATTGGTGATGGTGGAAGCAAAAAATCCAGGTGGCGCTATAGTGGCACCAATTTCGACTCTCGTATTGTATGttattgtcccggagctgtaagttcacatttttgacacatgacagcgtccacaaaacgtaaactggcGTGACCTtaagaaattttaaataaaatcctgtaataatatttaaaaaaatcaattacttaaaaacaatatatcgcttactttaaacataatctcacacatgttacatttttgcggatcttagTTAGTGAGTatattacgatattaatttatcacgcaggatttacttattatgtcatttatgcatcatttttatttttaaactagtgctgtggcagagtctgtcatttcgtttcaatgacatttcagtaagttgatagaaatcgtatatttgtttaagcgcctccttgtacatagggcctaatcgattcaaccaattcgtgaataatcgctagatttggcaaacgatacgtcttagccacatcgcaacatacttcaaaacaaatgtgtcaaaaatgtgaacttacagctcagGCACAATAGGTACATTCAGTCTTTACTGTTAACTTGTCTCCGGTATTAATATTGAAGTGGATACCGTTAGATTCCTTAAACAGGTTAATCAGTGTCAATAAAAAAACTGCACTTAAACTGGATTTTGGTGGTAATTCAATATTCGAAACAaaggttttattttacttggccgtaagttggcagttggcgcttgcgcttgccggccaaccgattggtgtcggttttttgtccacacatcaaaggatcttggcgccaatggccaactgcgtttacacgttggcgcttcattcagttggtcgtcagccgtcagagaggacagtagtgaaatatttacgaaaataataagtttatctatgccaataattgagtagattttaggaaataaaataacatgtgtacagcggcctttAAACAACTGTTTATCGGCAAAACGTCAAACTGAAACAACCAAAAACCATCCAAAAACTAAACGCGTCAatttatgtcaatgtcaatctAAATGCCAAACAGATTAAcctcaaaattttaaattaaaaatcttgATGGAAACAATTATAATAAAAGTACGTTAGTGATACGAGGAAACTCTAATCGAACTTAGTCTATCTTTGTTTTATTACGTTTCATATCATTGTGTtatacaacattttttattacTCTGCGATATAGAAATACTAAACTGCACTAATTTCATTTACAGGTATCTAGTCGTAGATTGGTTTTTGTCAGCAAGATTTAAGTTGTATTGTGAAGATGGCCAGCAGTACCACACTAGAAAATAAAGACTTTCAAGATTATGTGAAGGATTTCCCACCAATTATTGATGGCAAAATTAATGCAGTAAAATTTATTGAATCTGCAGCGGGCTTGTTATGTGCTGTTGGTAAGTTGCTTTAAAGTTTAAACAACCACTTTGCTATCTTATACTTCTTTCTCCTTTATGCTTTGCTTTTGTTTATACTCAAAATTTCTACTTACAGAGAGCCTTGGTAAAATGTTTGCTCCAATTAAATATGACATGGAAGGGAATATTGATGTAAGCATGGTGTTAATTTgttgtatgttttatttataactgTAACTATTTAAGAAGTAACTAGTGTACCTGACTTTATAGGTCCTTGCCACCCACTTGCCttgcataatatttatattacaataACCTTATTCATTTCAGAAAATCAAGAAGTTGGATCCAAAAGAAGGCTCTTGCTTACTTGAATTACTACATAGAGAATGTTTACAATCACAAGGCAAACCTGTAGCAACTGAGGGATTATTATGGCTAAACAGGTGAGATTTTTAATAGACATTTTCAACTCATAATATTAtcaatattttctattttatgaCCATGAAATGCCTGTAATGTCAAAAATGTCCATTGAAGTGGTAACGGAAACcttgaaaatattatttgcCACAACACACCTTATGTCTATTTATTTGGTGCCCTTGGGCCAGTTTGCTGCCCTATTAAGTGATGATAAAGTATTTAAGAAAAACATCTGCTTTGATGACCCACCAAGTGTGAACCGCACAGCCTGAGCCCTGATGATCCTAGGTTAAATATGCCCCTGTTAATAATCATAATCCCCTAAGCCTGTACACAAGTGATTACTTGAAGCTCTCTAattatacctacatacctacttcAATATAAATGtagttaaatttatttttcagatCACTTCATTTCTTTGAAATTATGTTTCAAGAGGTCATACAGTTGGTTGAGGAAAACAATTTGGAGATAAATATGCGGAAGGTATATACCATTGCATATGAGGGCTCCGTTAAGAAATATCACAACTGGGTCACTCAACAAATATTTGCAGTAAGTATTAATTTgaaaatgtttaattatttcATACTTGTGTGATACTTTGAAATTCATGGTGTAACATGGGGGAGCTGAATGATTGTACCAGCATATTCCTAGTCACATTTCAAGAATAAAATGTCATAAACTGTTCTGAACCACCTAGTTCAAGAAaaattaatgtttaaaaaattaaacaacTAATTAATAGTTCTAagtacaaaattatttttggtgATAACAAGATGTCAAAAAGTGTCAAGGGAAACATTGCAAGTAGGTTTCAGGAAAACATGTCACAATTCATTTTAAAATGGACCAGGCACCTGCCAgttttacaatacaatttaactttacaaaaaaatacatttaaaaaacctaaaaaaaattgaaaacaggCAATATTTTTAGTGGAAGAAGATAAGACATGATCACCATATTTCTGAATAAAACATTGATTATgattatataacaaactattttataatgaattattgttatttatatCATTGTTCTTGTTTTTTTCAGCTCATTTGCCGGTTGGCCCCTACACTTCGACAAATGTTGAAATCATTTGGAGTGGACACCAACAACATAGGACAATTTAAAACCAGGCTCACAAGTTTTAACATAACATTACATTTAGTGAGGTGTAAAATTGATGACTTttataaagataaaaaattattttgttaataataatactCAAAGGATTTTTAATAAGGAGCCATATTTATTATCCAATTAGCAATAGCATTTTTATATAACATTaactatattttaaaatagtgtACAGAGAGCATAGTCAGTCAATTTATATAAAAGCAAGAGGTTCTCATGtttagcatttatttattttatttaaaataatgtggTTTTCCATTAGAGGAGTATTATGCATATGAATTTATATGCATATGCAGTAAGGGCAGATAAATGGTGAAATTTTAGATTTCCTATTAACTAATCTTCCCTATTGCTCTTGAAGTATAATGACCCTTCTAAAAGTGGAAAGCCACATGGTCTTCATTATGTAGTTGCAGCTTAAAAGGCCTTTAGGACACTGCTAACTTTGCCAAAATATTGCTATACCAAAAACTAACATCAATGACAAAATAAGGAATTCAGTGCCTTGATGAGTATTGTCTTGCTCATTACcaaaaaattagaaatataacaaaatataacTACTACTTAGTACTGATTTATCATTAACATCACAAGGATCTTGTAACCTCAAACAGTTTTTAAacatttcttattttattaacttTGTAGGAAAGTCGCGTAATATTAAAATCTctgatacgccgctggctctgtcgcgccaatacgcaagcgcgatagagatagatatctactagcgcttcgtttcgtgagcgtttcgtgagcgattgtgccattcggctagccaccctgaagtTCTTACAATCTCTTCAATCTGACCTAAGTGGAGTTAGGTCTCAATTTCTGTATTGTATCTAATTTGGCACTTT includes:
- the LOC125228225 gene encoding glycolipid transfer protein, giving the protein MASSTTLENKDFQDYVKDFPPIIDGKINAVKFIESAAGLLCAVESLGKMFAPIKYDMEGNIDKIKKLDPKEGSCLLELLHRECLQSQGKPVATEGLLWLNRSLHFFEIMFQEVIQLVEENNLEINMRKVYTIAYEGSVKKYHNWVTQQIFALICRLAPTLRQMLKSFGVDTNNIGQFKTRLTSFNITLHLVRCKIDDFYKDKKLFC
- the LOC125228222 gene encoding uncharacterized protein LOC125228222: MEARTRCRDGEESPAAAAPPRLPRPTPAVHSPRRLSALHANRNMVMDNRMNEENKNENNSTIFIINFQYGDVVNYSLVLIKGIITRGNSNNNDKILCTVTNGGVQSKSEWIIYNGEFKALIELKKGENVIDFEYTGQHRKTLLLDYTPRRTNLRVTPVYIICQGHDGYFQSPPNVDNSVESGCLRVAIGAKLIQSLTAEKLFESGFGRKTFQLEHEVNPKSSECIVFRSNLNVNKARKMKQADLWSHFGRELMLSDLGSNERKFLAFISCTRFKGTDLDKPMTHDEIVSLTEAYAALGGGGLALFGTACLYTWPMNVEEIISKFQDTSPVNTRRFMDDSGYRGTFGGCFATTLGSVFHELGHTFDLGHTKDGIMGRGFDHLDRVFTVGEKKSVLSKDNMNNFGKPVQHSTVSLQRNISVTMNVAEPLRVLGPRSKTTLGNFAAMSKSDIIRRSPNVTPITRPSSVYSNISNRMSDSRKNVNRTNGNDSIFWTRNCAVLLSYHRWFNNEYGRERQAITRYLKFDKNKMMIISTAGIRIVEVRDESNGMVLDSYEFTDLLPEKRFLVPFTFSPKSKVLTIVVEDDLGNVLKQTLSSY